taacttctttctcttcttttatgaAGTTCATGCTTTGTGTCCTCTAAATATAAATGTGAGATAAATCTCTTGCATATAAGCTGGTTTAACTGGATAAATATTTGTTGGCATGAGCAGAATAACACCTACATTTGCTCTAGTGTGGAGCTATCGTGGGTTGTGGAGTTCAACTATCTTGGATCAGTTATACAACATAAATATATggtaaataaacaaacaggatattttaaagtcatttacTTTTCTTCTCCACAGGTAAACTATGGAGTCGCAGTCTGAAACTGGCCTATACTCTGCTGAATAAGCTGGGCACCAAGACAGAACCTGTCCTACAACCCGGAGATCGGGTACGAGTCTGTCACTTGCCACTCAGTATGTAAAGTGTAAACGGGCATGAcgagaaaaatatgtttttccatTCCTTAGGTGGCGCTGGTGTATCCAAACAGTGACCCTGGCATGTTCTGGGTGGCTTTCTATGGCTGCCTGTTGGCTGAGGTCATCCCGGTGCCCATTGAGGTACCACTGTCAAGACAGGTAAGGATGTCTCCATTTCCAAGTGAATTCCTTTGTGGGTTTCACTGAGAAATACAAAATCGAATGTAATTTGTCAAATGAAAGACCATGTATGGATCAAGAGTGATGGAAATGATGAAGGAATAGATCAGTCTGGTCTGCAATTTATACCCAGAATGTGCCAAATGCATGTTGTGTCACAGATGTTAGTCTTAGCTGTCTTGAATTTTGTGGcgttaaaaaaattataaattaggTCACACCTAACTGAGTAGCTAGTTGATTAGTCCTTTGATCAGGTACAATTGCCATGAAGAATTATATTGCAGCCATTACACCCTGTTCACCGTCCATCTCCTGCTGCCGCCGGACGCCATCAACTGGACTAATTCCAAAACTTGCTGTACCTACTAAtaatttcaaacccaaaacatttCAATAAAGGGCCATGGTTTAAAAATatgagttatcctttaatgccATATATGTGTTTCTTATCATCATGGTATAGGGTCTATATATAACGCCACATTGTTCATATGGTCATCGGCAGCCAGAGTGTATATATGGATTTTAAGTGTCACAGTTTTGTATACTGGCCTCTCCTTGTTTTGTTACAAGACTCTTGACCCTTGTCTTTCTCCATAGGATGCAGGCAGCCAGCAGATTGGCTTCCTATTGGGCAGCTGTGGTGTTAGTCTGGCGCTGACCAGCGAAGTGTGTCTCAAAGGGCTGCCCAAGACACCAAACGGAGAGATCATCCAGTTCAGAGGTCAGTCAGCCCAAATGCTGCTTGCTCAGCAGCCGTCCTCTGTGTCTCAGTCTCTCTGGGAGCCATTAGATAGACTCACTGAGGGGAATACACAGTGTGATGCTCACTGGCCAATTTAGgaccacagtgtgtgagtgggtggctCTGTTGTCACTCCGCTCGTAGAGTATTGGCTGTTTTTCCGTAACCCTGAAACCAGGAGGTCACGAGGTGAACATTGTCAATTTAATGAAGCTCCAAATTACTTGTGcccaaacacatttttccttttgCCTTGTGTGAGCtaaaatatttctgtgtgtttctttgcgAATATGTTTACCAGGATGGCCAAGGATGAAATGGGTCGTGACAGACACCAAGTACCTGACCAAACCATCCAAAGACTGGCAGCCTCACATCCCCACTGCCAACACAGACACTGCCTACATAGAGGTACTAAAATAGATTTACACTtttcatatttctgcttttagaTGTCAAACAAATTTTGAGTGATTTTGCTGCCCACGAATAAATTACAGAAAGGTGCACCTCCTGTCTATATTTCAATTCTATTTATTAATCCACTGGAATTTAAGTAACCTTTATAGTTTTTTATCCAATGCATTTTATTGTGCAATTTGTCTACATTTACTTATTGTTTGTTTACtctaaattttaaaaatcttcATTGTatgatttgttgtatttatgCCTCTTTATACCATGCTAAGAAaggactttttaaatgtaactcTTAGACAAGTGCTATACATGTACATTATTTATGAAATGTATTATGATTGTTGTTATTGGTTTGTTTCCATATAGCTTGTGCTGTCATTGAACTCTgtcaatgtttgtgtgtgtgtgtgtgtgtgtgtgtgtgtgtgtgtgtcccaccaAAGTACAAAGCAAGTAAGGAGGGAACAGTGATGGGAGTTGCTGTGTCCAAGATCTCCATGCTGACCCACTGTCAAGCCCTGACGCAGGCCTGTAACTACTGTGAAGGTGAGGATTCAGTGCCTTATATAACCTACACCTCTCCTGCCTCTCAGTCTCTCTTACACTGACTCTCCTTTTGCGTGTAGAGATGGTACGATACTTGATTTTCTCAAGTTCAGCATTGCTCAGCTTTTGGCCTGTGCGAAGATTAGCAGGAGATCAAGAGCGAATGTACTCTCTAACACTAAGTTATCATATCTAATAGTGATCgtctgtatgtttttgtgttttctgttgtagGGGAGACGCTGGTCAATGTGTTAGACTGCAAGAAGGACATGGGCTTGTGGCATGGCGTCTTAACGGTGAGACTGAACAATTTCTACTGTATATACAAATTAGGGGACCGTTTTAACTTTGATATGTGTGTTTGATATGTGACActgacagtttgtttgttgttgtttgttgtttcagagTGTTATGAACAGAATCCACACCATCACAGTGCCATATGCTGTCATGAAAGCATGTCCCATGTCCTGGGTGCAGAGGGTCCACATTCACAAAGGTTCAGCCAATGTCCAATCTTACTtgtataattttattatttcattgtcTACAcatattcttctttttcttcctcttctttttcttctctttattgttattattaactggtaaaataaaggttaagTATAAAACAGTgctattattaaaatattttttttcaaatgacaaatgtaGACATTCAACATGATGACCACCCACCAGTAACTTTAATACCAGTGAATAACAAATGGCAACAAAAGTCAGAAGGAAACAGTAtagcaaacacaaaatgtcttACACATGTAATTGCACCATATATAACATATTCCCCTTACCCTCTGGTAGCACGTGTGGCCCTAGTGAAGTGCCGTGACCTCCACTGGGCCATGATGGCCCACAAGGAACAGAGAGACACCAACCTGTCCTCCATACGTATGCTTATTGTGGCCGATGGCGCAAACCCATGTGAGTCACTTCTCCTGCTCAAACATGGCCTCTTTgtaacaacacaacacaattttGACCATCTCTGCCCTGTTTTGGTAATGTTTACATCTATTGTTTGTTATCAGGGTCTGTGTCGTCGTGTGATGCCTTCCTGAATGTGTTCCAGTCTCATGGTCTGAAGCCTGAGGTGATCTGTCCATGTGCCACCTCTCCTGAGGCCCTGACTGTGGCCATACGCAGGTACCACATCTGCACACTCACATGCTCTGAGAAAGGGCACAGTTTTGAGTAGCTTTGCACTTGAGGAtgagaatttaatttttttttttcttttgttttgtattgaCATGTAAACAACCATTATGTAACTGACAGCACGACTTGTCTAAGATGACAAGGCAGGAGACGAGCCAAATAAGAGGAACAAAGACAGATAAACAAAGAGAACTGTGGTTTTCACATCAACTGACATAATGTTTATGCTTATACAACTAATCACATTTCTTCCTATCACACTTAACTCTTAGTTAAAATTAAGGCGAAAACAATGTCACTACTTTAAAACCAAATCAACTCAGAACTAAAACAGAACTAAAccatgtacatttttttttcttattttctctgtctcGTTCGACATAAAAACAccatctccttcctcttctctgcagACCCGGTGCACGAGGAGCTCCACTGCCAGCCAGGGCCATCCTGTCCATGGGCGGGCTGAGCCACGGGGTGATCCGGGTGAACACGGAGGACAAGAACTCTGCTCTCACTGTTCAGGATGTGGGTCACATCATGCCCGGAGGTTAGCCGCCGCAGTTAGCCTCAAATGACGCTGGCGAGGTGCAGCAGAATGCAGCTCCGTGAACGCACATAATGTTAATGctcttgacatgttttttttttttttttttcagctctgaTGTGCATTGTGAAACCAGACGGGCCTCCTCAGCTGTGCAAGACAGATGAAATAGGAGAGATTGTGATCAACTCCCGGGCTGGAGGCACCATGTACTATGGCCTGCCTGGTGTCACCAAGAACACATTTGAGGTCTGTCAAAGTTTAAAACCGATCTTTAAGAAATGCCCATACGACTAACCCTCGATACACTAATCCCTACATAGAATTTCTTCCAAAACAGTGGAGCACAgcataaaacatgtaaaatgctGTGATtgttaaatatttgaaacaagACCAGAAATGTAGTTTGCAGCAGCAAACTAATCATGActcaatttaaaaagaaataataacaatatttgaGAATGAACTTCCTGGCGACCTTTCCAGGGTGCCCCCCTCATCCTCTCAAGTGTGTGCTGGGATCAACCCTGTCCTGGATAAGCTGgtttagaaaatggatggatgggaaaGTTACACAGATTCAAATGATCCACTAGATGGAGCCACAGTCATCATGAAAGCATTGCATTATATTTAGTCCCCCACTTCCTGACAACATGCTCCATATGATTTTGTTCCCATATCCTCCCAATTATTCTGTAAAGtccctttatttcattttaactaTTGTTTGGCAATAAACCAACCCTAAACAAAACTTTTAACTGCACTAATACAGTTCTTTTGGCCTACCTTTGATATGTAATGTCAGGGTGagctgtaatttaatttaatactgtaaatatttgagTCCAATGTTTGATTTTACTGGTTAAATCTGTAGGTGATCCCCGTCAATCAAGCCGGAGCACCCATAGGAGAAATTCCCTTCTCTCGGACTGGTCTGCTTGGATTTGTGGGACCGGTAAGGCAAAcatacacagaaatacagagcTAGTCTCTTGAAATTTGAAATAAGGGTGGTGAGTCTTCCGTTTTCCTCGCTGAGTTGCACTGTCTGCTCCACAGGGCAGTCTGGTGTTTGTTGTGGGGAAGATTGAGGGGCTGCTGATGGTGAGCGGGCGACGCCACAACGCCGACGACCTGGTGGCCACCGCGCTAGCAGTGGAGCCTGTCAAAACAGTTTACAGGGGGAGGTGAGACACTGACCGCTCCCTGTGAGCCTGTGTGCTTGATTCACTGTtctttttgcttgtgtgtgtttcacacaGCCCATATTTCAGCCCATAACAGGATGCATGGATGGAACACCAAAGAAGACCATTTCAGCAATACATGTGCCATATGATTGATTAGAATTTTGTGACATGTAATCGGTGAATAGGAAGAATCCCACCTGTATAGCCTGCAAACTGGACAATCCCTTTATCACCctgcagcctctgtgtgtgtgttggtctgtgtgtgagcgctcAATCTGTTGTTGTCATTCACACAGGATCGCTGTGTTCTCGGTGACAGTGTTTTATGATGAGAGGATAGTGATTGTAGCAGAGCAGAGGCCTGATGCCAGCGAGGAGGACAGCTTCCAGTGGATGAGTCGAGTACTGCAGGTAAATCACATGTATATAGTGTCACTTAGTGTGAGCATTCAAAAAgtaattttcattattatgaTGGTATTTAGGTGTGCTAACTCTTGTTATGTCATAGATTCTCCCTCTTATTCCTTTagttgtgtgtatttaaaaatcTTAATGGAGTTAATGTCGCATTCATTAAACTATATCATGGGATGCCTATTTTCTGCACAGGCCATCGACAGTATCCATCAGGTCGGCCTGTACTGCCTCGCACTCGTCCCAGCCAACACCCTCCCAAAGACGCCCCTTGGAGGCATCCACATCTGTGAAACCAAACAGAACTTTCTGGAGGGAAACCTGCACCCCTGTAACATCCTCATGTGCCCACACACCTGTGTTACCAACCTGCCCAAACCACGGCAGAAGCAGCCAGGTAGGCCTCCTCAGAACGGATCTGCTCATGGCACAAAACATCACGGCAAGAAAGGAAcaatcagaaataaaacatgttattaTCAGGTTTGTGCTGTTGATATCATGGCTCTGATGTGTGACGTCTTTGATCTGTTCAGTGGACGTCGGTCCTGCCTCTATGCTGGTCGGCAACTTGGTGGCAGGGAAACGGATCGCCCAGGCGACAGGCAGAGAGCTGGGTGTGGTGGAGGACCAGGATCTGATCCGAAAGGTACCATTTTCCACACAAACCCTGAACCACACTTTTACCACACTGAGCCTATAATAGTTATCAGAGGCCTGACAATGGATGTGTAAATGGTTCACTCTTTTTGAGTGACtttttttacagtttgattAATACTACTGTGAATTGTTATCTCCTAAGTAATCAATATCTTTGACTCTAACATTCAGACCTGGACAGTGAGACAAAATCTATACTAATAAACTTTACTGTTTAACTGTTGCTAGTCTTAGTCACTGTatattacacacattttagaACTCCAATGATTTATCAAGTAGTAATTGACAGCtattttgatgattgattaaGTGATTTATCCAACAGAAATACTGAATGTGTATGTGATGGTTCTTGCTTCTCAAATGTTAACTTAACATTATTGTAAACTGCTGGTGGAACtaaaaagacatttgatgacATAACTTTGGGCTCTAGTAAATTGTGGTGTCCATCTTGTATTGTTTCCTAATGTTTTATAGCCCCAACGAATAATCACATAATCAACGAAATAATCATCAAATTAACTGAAAATAATCTTGAGTTTCAGCCCTACTCTATATGGAACAcagatattttcatattaaactGATGTATAAAGTTGGAAATGCTCTGAATGTGTTTACCAAGTTAAAGATGACGCTGTAATGGTCGGAAAACAGATGCTGACTTTTTATCCTAAATCTGTTGTTCTGCCTTTACTTTGCTTGGGTTGGGCTTTAGCTCTGTATGTGGCCAACCATGATGGTAAGGCTCTAGCCTGGCCCCCACCCGTCTTcgcttctgctgcttctgtcagTCAGATGTGCTTTTGCAGCCGCGGCCACCAGCAACAGCTTTGGCCCGACGCACAGAGTTGACTGTCCAGGCTGGTTCCTTGGCCAGCAGGGGTCCACACACCTAAACTAATATGCAGCgatacattaaaaatgaagtTCCACTCTCCACAACAGACTCACTGGCCAACAGCCTATTGGCTTTGCCAAACCAAACGCTCAGCAATAAATTCAGTTCTATTAACTTTCACTAAGTGAATGAAAGCTTCTTGTCTTTCTTAAGGAGGTAATGCAGACTATAAGAAAGTTATTATAAAAAGTGTCCATGCATTATGCTTCTATCTCATaatagatttcaaaataaaagaagtaatGAGGAATATTTTGGTGTGCACCTCTGCTCgctgtgttcactgtgatgCTCCCATGTGTAGCATGGCTTGATGAGTGGTCAGGGCAGCCGGTCTGCATGATGTTACTCCTGTTTATTGTTGACCAGAGCACGACCCGTTGtctgactgagagagagagagagtggcgTAAAGGATGACTCCGATCAGTGATTTTAATATGGCCAGCAATGAGACACTGCTGTTTATTATGTCTGTTTGTCTGGAGAACGCCATCgtgttctatttattttttgtttctttacgTGTTGCCTAATGTTCACTTGGCTTCTGCCTTTAAAGGACTTCTTTGCTTTCCCGTCTTGTCTTTTTGATCCTGTGCACTGAACAGTTCCTCAGCTTAATGGCACTACTGATCAAACCGCTAATAATgcatttaattgaaaaaaaatagcCAGTGGGTTGTTCCCCTGCAGCAACTTTGTTTAAGAAAGAGTACACTGAAGCACGAATATGTTGTGGAAACTTCTTTTTCAAAGCTTTTCAAAATTGTCATGATCCTGTGCTTGAAAGGCCCCTAGCTTATTAGTATTCATGGCAGTATCTCCAGTTCACCTCCTGGCAAAGAAAAAATATCTGGACACTCATACTCCtgttgtgtgcttgtgtgtctttatgtgagAGGTCAAAAGCATCACAGAATAccttttacattcttattcttatatataaatgtcttcttttttctttccttgcaaagtctgtttgaaatgaacaaatgtatCTGTGTTCACTGAAGGGAGATTTACACTATGAAGTGCAGCTATATTTTCAGGGCTAGCTTTTATGTGTTTCTATCTGTTGGTCATTTTTAAATGGATTATTATTTGGCACTGGCGCagctttgtgtatttatttgattGTGTAATACATGTAATGAGTCAGTCCACCATTAATGCTTATGTGATGACACACTTTCCTCACCAGCACCAGTTCTTGTCTGAAGCTCTGCAATGGAGAGCTCAAACTGACCCAGACCACGTCCTGTATGTGCTGCTAAATGCCAAGGTAGAttaaacgcacacacacacacacacacacacacacgcaggcacacacattGTTAGTGATGGTGATCCATTTTGTTGGGTGTGAGTTCAGCTGtccttcctctctttgtgcTAAAGGGGGTGGCAGTGTGCACAGCCACTTGTGCTCAGCTTCataagagagcagagaaaatcaCAGCTACCTTAATGGAGAGAGGAGGCCTCAACACAGGAGACAATGTGGTGCTGCTTTATCCcccaggtaaacacacacatacacacacaccagtcattATTGGAGATGGCCATGTTTCcttatatttctatttgatATACAGAGACAAGGTATCACTGTTTAATTTGCCAGTATTTTAATTCACAGcgctgctctctgtgtctcttacCTCTGCAGGTATTGACCTGATAGCTGCCTTCTATGGCTGTCTCTATGCGGGGGTCATCCCTGTGACGGTGAGGCCTCCCCACCCACAGAACCTGGCTGCTACTCTCCCCACTGTTCGCATGATCATCGATGTAAGTGAACACCTCTGGGACTGTATCATGAAAAATATAACTAACTGTATTATTAATGGTGATTCTGTTACATAGGGTGCTCTTTAAAGGGTCAGTGCACCTAAAGATCAAAGCAAACATCCATCCAACCATTTTTTTGCGCTCATCGGGAGTCTGGTCAATCAAccctttccagctcctcctgggagaTCCCGAGGCATTCCCAGACCAGATGAGATGTATAATCCATCCTGTGAGTTCTGGATCTGCCCTGGGGTCTCCTTCCAGTTGGACGTGCCTGGGAGGTATCTCAACCTCaacctcaactggctccttttgaCCCAAAGGAGCAGTGGCACTACTGCAAGCTCCCTCTGCATGTtggagctcctcaccctatctctaaggctgagccaGTCAGTTTCACATTCGGCCTCAAACCTCAaagcaaacatgttttcataCTCACACCTAGTCTTAGTAGaacatgtttttgtaatttggttgaacagatttttttaaagaaactaCTTTTGCTTCATTACATCTTCGATcatattttggttttcattGAACCCTATAGTATCCatctaaaacaaaacagtgtttcattaccaaatattataataaagcTTTAAATTGTCAATGTTAGCTTGTTTTCAAGCACCAAAAGGTGTATTATATATATCAACAGGAATATTAGCCTTACTTTTCCTTTGTCTGCACTTCTTGAGCAATCTATTGTAATTACTGAAGTGCCCTGAAGCAAGTAAGTGAATTCTAACCAGATTCAGTGAAGTCGTTCTGCTGTTGACCCCTATAACTGATTTCCTCAGAGAGAagcaaataaaattgaattttacctcagggatcaataaatccTTCCATTATCTATACAGCTTATCCTTAGAGGCTGTAGTGGGGGcactggagccaatcccagtttATACTGGgtgagatggggggggggtggcccCTGGATCACAGGACTGACACATATAGAAAAACTATTTGCATTCACACATACGGGCAAGTTAGAGTCACCACTTAACCTAACCTGCAcgtctttgggctgtgggaggaagccaaaGTACctgcagagaacacacacaagcCCCTGGGGGAAGGGGGCCGGTGTAGGATCAGGGATCAGTAATGTGTAAGAATAATTAATTACCTTTTATTTGACTAACAGCTCAGATGGAGGATTTTTACTCGAAGGTAAAGCGTGGcagtttgtgtctttgaatAAACTACCTTATATGTGGTTTGGTGTTACAGGTGAGCAAAGCAGCCTGCATCCTCACCACTCAGCCTCTCATGAGGATCCTCAGGTCCAGGGAGGCTGCTGCCAGCGTCAACATCAAGACGTGGCCCACGATCATCGATACAGGTGCTGGACTGAGATCTGATCAAATTAGAACAGTTAAGATGCAATAAGTGGCAATAAGTGTGGCATTGCGCAGTGCTTTTATGGAACATTTGAGGGGGAGCATTGattttgagacaaaaaaaaaaaagattccccCTCTGGCCACAAGGTGTCCTGTTTACATATCTGTATGCTGGGGAACCCTAATGCAGACTGAAGGCTACTTCTTCTTATGACATAGGTGTGATGAGTTAAAGAAAAATTTGTAGCTTATCAACTGTGCAGTGAAACGCCACAATTACCAGGTTGCAGCTCATTTCCAATAGTGAAGAAATAACACCAACAGtaacacaatgaaaatgtgatttatgaTGTCCAGTAAAATAATATCATGAATCCACTTCCTTCTTCTCACAGATGATCTCCCCAGAAAGCGGCCTCCACACATTTATAAACCCCCCACAGCCGAGATGCTGGCCTACCTGGACTTCAGTGTGTCCACCACAGGCATGCTGACGGGAGTCAAGGTAAGTTACACTCACTAATCATATCATATATAACGTGAAGCGTTCATTAAAGATGAAGTCCCTGCAGCCAGAGGGacttaaatgtgttttgcttacTTACTACAGCCTCTAAAAGCCTGTTTTCACATCAGTCTCTTGATAGACAAATGATCCTCTGTATATTTGaaggtctctgtgtgtgtgtgtgtgtgtgtgtgtgtgtgtatgagtattgttttattgtgaaagccAATCATGGTCCATTATGCAACCTACACCAGTGTGATGTGGAAATCTGAAGCCTGCAGTGCACAAACACTGATAATGGACATTTCAGTGAAGTAGGACACGTCTGGTCTCCAACAGTTGATAACATATTTGCATTCTGTTTTGACTTAATGGATCAGCAATAAGACgtcattgtcattttaaacatttttaacaaggAAGTAAAACTTGTTGGGGGTGGGAAACTGCATCACATACAAATTAGTATTCAAACAGATCATTTTTTATGTGTATTAAAGATTAATACTTGAACCAAATCGTGCTTATGAAGGAAAGATACATGAAGCAACTGTACATTGTTGTCATTGAATGTATTTAGAGGTGTGGTTAGATATACTGAAAGAAATGTTAATGCTCTTCGATGTTGAACACATGAATTATCGTTTGAATTTACCAGGCTAAATATAAGCACGAAAAAGTTGATATCCTTATGTTATTACATGTCACAGACACAGCACATGAAGAGCATTCGTGTGTGTCCTATTTGCAGCACAAGGGCTCTTGCCGCACTCGTTCTTACTGTGGAGGTTTGATgagtttttgtttatttcctgtcaGATGTCTCATGCTGCAGTCAGTACTCTGTGCCGCTCCATTAAGCTGCAGTGTGAGCTCTACTCCTCACGCCAAATAGCCATCTGCCTGGACCCGTACTGTGGCCTGGGCTTCGTCCTGTGGTGCCTctccaggtaacacacacacccacgcacacacacacaggctcgaTATCCTATTTCATTTAACACACTGTCCCTGAAATAAGTGGTGTTGTTGCAGTAACgagtgtgtttttttggaccagtgtttactcaggtcacCAGTCCATCCTTATCCCTCccctggagctggagagctCACTGCCTCTGTGGCTGAGCACGCTCAGTCAGTACAAGATCAGAGACACCTTCTGCTCCTACTCTGTCATGGAGCTCTGCACCAAAGGCCTGGGCACCCAGACAGAGATGCTGAAGGTCAGatcaccctcacacacacccggAATAATCTGCCACATGTGGTGACTGCTCGATC
This sequence is a window from Pempheris klunzingeri isolate RE-2024b chromosome 11, fPemKlu1.hap1, whole genome shotgun sequence. Protein-coding genes within it:
- the dip2ba gene encoding disco-interacting protein 2 homolog B-A, which produces MADRGMDLPKEVRDQLAELDLELSEGDITQKGYEKKKAKLLASYISHLPNADLSLPDVQLSPGHSADPSPSPEAPGPSTSSASRHHRAHRSGGARDERYRSDIHTEAVQAALAKHKEEKMALPMPTKRRSAFVQSPIDTCTPPDTSSASEDEGSLRRKAALSAVLAQNLQSPDYWINRSVQSSSTSSSASSTLSHGEPKTQPQLQPAASLLADVLAHTRIDNSIPPDVTSSTPQERGSRVDLPPAVRGMSRGQSRSSMLDTADGVPVNSRVSTKIQQLLNTLKRPKRPPLSEFFVDDSEEIVEVPQPDPNTPKPEGRQIIPVKGEPLGVVSNWPPALQAALARWGATQAKSPALTALDITGKPLYTLTYGKLWSRSLKLAYTLLNKLGTKTEPVLQPGDRVALVYPNSDPGMFWVAFYGCLLAEVIPVPIEVPLSRQDAGSQQIGFLLGSCGVSLALTSEVCLKGLPKTPNGEIIQFRGWPRMKWVVTDTKYLTKPSKDWQPHIPTANTDTAYIEYKASKEGTVMGVAVSKISMLTHCQALTQACNYCEGETLVNVLDCKKDMGLWHGVLTSVMNRIHTITVPYAVMKACPMSWVQRVHIHKARVALVKCRDLHWAMMAHKEQRDTNLSSIRMLIVADGANPWSVSSCDAFLNVFQSHGLKPEVICPCATSPEALTVAIRRPGARGAPLPARAILSMGGLSHGVIRVNTEDKNSALTVQDVGHIMPGALMCIVKPDGPPQLCKTDEIGEIVINSRAGGTMYYGLPGVTKNTFEVIPVNQAGAPIGEIPFSRTGLLGFVGPGSLVFVVGKIEGLLMVSGRRHNADDLVATALAVEPVKTVYRGRIAVFSVTVFYDERIVIVAEQRPDASEEDSFQWMSRVLQAIDSIHQVGLYCLALVPANTLPKTPLGGIHICETKQNFLEGNLHPCNILMCPHTCVTNLPKPRQKQPVDVGPASMLVGNLVAGKRIAQATGRELGVVEDQDLIRKHQFLSEALQWRAQTDPDHVLYVLLNAKGVAVCTATCAQLHKRAEKITATLMERGGLNTGDNVVLLYPPGIDLIAAFYGCLYAGVIPVTVRPPHPQNLAATLPTVRMIIDVSKAACILTTQPLMRILRSREAAASVNIKTWPTIIDTDDLPRKRPPHIYKPPTAEMLAYLDFSVSTTGMLTGVKMSHAAVSTLCRSIKLQCELYSSRQIAICLDPYCGLGFVLWCLSSVYSGHQSILIPPLELESSLPLWLSTLSQYKIRDTFCSYSVMELCTKGLGTQTEMLKARGLNLSCVRSCVVIAEERPRLALSQSFSKLFKDLGLSPRAVSTAFGSRVNLAICLQGTAGPDPSTVYVDMKSLRHDRVRLVERGAPQSLPLMESGTILPGVRVIIVNPETRGPLGDSHLGEIWVNSPHSASGYYTIYGEESLQADHFNTRLSFGEPHTLWARTGYLGFIKRTELLDASGDRHDALFVVGSLDETLELRGLRYHPIDIETSVSRAHRSIAESAVFTWTNLLVVVAELSGSEQEALDLVPLVTNVVLEEHHLIVGVVVIVDPGVIPINSRGEKQRMHLRDSFLADQLDPIYVAYNM